The genomic region AGAAAATCCTGAACGGATTACTACTGCGATTGAAGAGACGTTGCGATATTATCCGCCAATTGTTGCAATCGGGCGTGTCGCCAAGGAAACAGTAGAGTTGAATGGTCAGACAATTCAAGCTGGAGAGCAGGTGATTTCCTGGGTTGGATCTGCCAATCGGGACGGTGCCCAATTCGAACGCCCGGAAGATTTCATTTCTGATCGCAAGCCGAACAGGCATATGGGATTTGGATTTGGCATTCATTTTTGTCTGGGTGCACCGCTCGCTCGTTTGGAGGCAAGGGTCGTTCTGCATACGTTGCTTCAGCACATGGAGCGCATTCAGCTTGTGCCGGGAACGGATCTGCAGCCGATACAAAGTGCCTTTGTGTTTGGGGTGAAACATTATCCGATAGAATTCAATAAATAAATAAATAAATAAATAAATAAATAAATGAATGAAATAACAGATGAATAACAAAAGCCGCTCTCAGGCCAATTAGGCGCTGGAAGCGGCTTTTTCAGATGGAACGGTGGGATGCATTAGTTAAATAATGGATAAGGAATCAGGATTCCCGGATTGTAGCAGGTTTTTTGTACAATTTCAATCTGACCCAAACCATATTGAGCAGCAGCAGTCCACCAGAGACGATAAACAGACCTTCAATCCCAATGAATCCTGCCATAAAACCTCCAATGATCGCTCCAAGCATGTTGCCCAGTGCCAGGGTACTCGTATTAAAACTGAATGCACGGCTAATCATGCTATCTGATGTATAGGAACGGATCAGGGCATTGACGCTTGGAAGCAGGCCACCCATGAACACACCCATCATGAAACGAACCATAATGAGTTGCCACACAGTTTGAACAAATGCCTGCGGGATAAGCATGAGTCCTGTTCCTATGAGTGAGAATGTAAGCACCTTGTGAGGGCCGATCCGGTCACTCAGCTTCCCAAGAATCGGAGACATGGCCATATTGGATAGTCCCGTAACTGCACCGACAAGTCCTGCCCAGAAGGCCACATTTACATCCGATGCATGCAATTTCTGCACATACAGCGGCAAGAGTGACATGGGGCTAATCATCGCAAACTGCAAAAGAAACGTCACAGCAAAGAGTGCGGGCAGTTGAGGTGATTTGTTCAATTCCTTCAGACCGGACAATACGGATTGTGCCGGCAGTTTGGCTGCTTCTTGACGGTCGAATTTCTCTCTCACCAGGAACATGGCGAGCATGGAAGCGACGAAGATCAGTCCACCTGTAATGTAGAAAATGGGGCGGAAGCCTACCGCATCAGCTAGCAATCCACCAATGAGCGGACCCAGGATTGTGCCGGCAACCTGTCCGGATTGACTGATTCCCATAGCGAAACCCATGCGGTCCTTCGGTGTGGTACCCGATATCAGTGCAACAGCTGCAGGGTTGAAACCGGAGATGGTACCGTTAAGCAAACGCAATAAGAGAAGCTGCCAAGGGTTCTGTGCCAGACCCATAAGGGCAATGACGATGGCCATCCCGAATCCTGAACGCAGCAGCATAACCTTTCGACCATACTTGTCAGATAACTTGCCCCAGAGCGGTTGGAACAGAAATGAGGTGAGGAAATTGGCTGCAAATATAAATCCGGCCCAGATGCCAATTTCATGTTCGCCAACAACGCCAAGATCTCTTGCGAGATAAAGGGACAAAAATGGGGTAATCATGGTCATGCCCGAATTGACCAAAAATTGTCCGAACCAAAGCACAATGAGGTTTACTTTCCATGTTTTCAAAGTGCTTTCACTTCCTTTCAAAGATATTTCTGTAATTCTCTAAAAAAACACCATTCTTTCATTATAACATAATTGGCATATGGGGGATGGGTGTAAGGAATGTCATAGTATTGTCACGTAGAACGCATCTGCATGTGGTTGTTACGGCAGTTTAAAAAGGGCATAATGGTAATTATGAGTCCAAAAACTATTGGAGGCTTCTTATATGAGCTATAATGATCGACTGATTCGGGCAAGTTTCAAACAACAGGTAGACCGTGTTCCGGTATGGTACATGCGTCAGGCTGGACGTTACGATCCTGAATATCGCAAAATTAAAGAAAAGTACTCCTTGTTAGAGATTTGCCGACAACCCGAGCTGGCGGCTGAAGTTACACTTATGCCGGTACGTAAACTTGGTGTAGATGCGGCTATTTTGTATTCCGATATTATGAATCCGGTTGCCTCACTGGGCATTGATTTTGACATTGTAAAAAATATTGGACCGGTCATCGATAATCCGATTCGATCCGCTGCAGATGTGGATCGTTTGCGTCCTATTGACGTAGAAGGAGATCTGTCACATATTCTCGAGACCATTCGAATTCTGGATAAGGAGCTTGACGTGCCTCTCATTACATTTGCGGGCGCACCTTTCACTATTGCGAGCTATCTGATCGAAGGCCGACCTTCGAAAGGGTATATCCGCACCAAAACGATGATGTACAGCGAGCCTGAGGTGTGGCATAAGCTGATGCAGAAGCTTGGTGATATGGTTATTACATATGTCCGTGCGCATATTGCGAATGGCGGTAAGGCATTCCAGTTGTTTGACAGCTGGGTTGGAGCACTTTCTCCGAAAGACTTCAGAACATATGTGTTGCCTACGATTACTCGTATCTTTACCGAATTATCGGATTTGAATGTACCGAAGATCTATTTCCCTGGTGTCGCATCTGGCGAATTGTTGCCAGCGTTGCATAATCTGCAAGCCGATGTGATTGGATTGGACTGGAGAGTATCGATTTCGGAAGGTCGTGAGCGACTTGGCGGCAAATTTGCCGTGCAGGGTAACCTGGACCCTTATGTGTTGACTGCACCGATGGAACTGATCAAGGAGCAAGCCAAAGTGATTATTGATGAAGGAATTAAGGAGCCGGGATATATTTTCAACCTGGGACACGGACTATTTCCTGAAGCATCTCTTGAAAAGCTCAGAGAACTAACGGCTTATATTCATGAATATTCTGCCGAAGCATTGAAGACTGGGGTGACGGTAACGAATGACTAATACGATAGGTGTACTGGTGATGTCATATGGCACACCAGAAAATTTGGAGAGTGTTGAAGCGTATTACACACATATCCGCAGAGGGCGGCCGCCTGAACCTGAGCAATTAAAGGAACTGACGGATCGTTATGAAGCCATTGTTGGTGGTGTATTCCCGCTTCGGGAGAACACGGACAATCAGGTCAAGGCTCTGCAGGAGACGTTAAACCGCGATGAGCGTGGCACTGATGTGGAATTCCGTTGTTATCAAGGACTGAAGCATGCCTATCCGTTTATTGAGGATGGCGTGGAACAGATGGCGAAGGATGGAATTCAGACAGCCATTGGTATTGTACTTGCGCCTCATTTCTCAACGATGAGTGTAGGTAGTTATATCAAACGTGCGCGTGAAAAAGCAGAAGAGCTGGGCGTTCATATGTCCTTTATTGAAAGCTATCATCTGCATCCGAAGTTAATTCAGGCTTTGTCTACGCGTGTCAGTGCCAAGTTGGATGCGTTCGAGGAAGCAGGAGCAAAACGCGGAGATGTGAAGGTGTTGTTCAGTGCCCACAGTTTGCCAGCACGCATTGTGGAGATGGGTGATCCATACCCGCAACAATTGCTGGAGACTTCGGAAGTGATTGCCTCACGTGTAGGCATTACCAATTGGCAATTTACTTGGCAAAGTGCTGGACGAACAGCTGAGCCGTGGCTTGGACCGGATATTCTGGATACGTTACAGGAACTTTCTCGTGAACAGGTAGAGGATGTACTTGTGGCCCCAATCGGGTTCGTCTCCGATCATCTGGAGGTCCTCTATGATCTCGATATTGAGGCCAAAGCGATTGCCAAAGAGATCGACATGCGCCTGATGCGTATTGATTCTCTTAATAGTGATCCTTTATACATGGAGACATTAAGCGACGTTATTATAAGCCAATGGCAGCAAGGGTCGGATGAGTAATGGGTGACAAGAAACGCCGTGTTGTTGTCGTCGGCGGTGGCCTTACCGGGCTCAGCGCGGCATTTTATATCCGTAAGCATTACCGGGAAGCGGGCGTTGAACCTGTGATCACTTTGGTCGAGAAAAGCTCGTCCATGGGAGGCATGATCGAGACACTGCATCGGGATGGATTTGTGATTGAAAAAGGACCGGATTCTTTCCTGGCTCGCAAAACAGCAATGATTGATCTGGCCAAAGAATTGGAGATTGATCATGAGCTGGTCAGTCAGAATCCGGAGTCGAAGAAAACGTATATCATGCAGCGTGGCAAGCTTCATCCTATGCCAGCAGGACTCGTTCTGGGTATTCCGACAGAACTAAGACCATTCCTGAGAAGTGGTCTGGTTTCTCCGGCAGGCAAACTGCGGGCGTTGATGGATTTTGTCATCCCGCCGCGTCGTACAACAGAGGATGAATCGCTCGGTTATATGATTGAGCGTCGTCTTGGAGCAGAAGTGCTGGAGAATCTGACGGAACCGTTGCTCGCGGGAATCTATGCGGGTGACATGCGGCGATTGAGCCTCCAGGCTACTTTCCCGCAGTTCGGAGAAGTAGAGCGCGATTACGGCAGCTTGATTCGGGGCATGATGACTGGTCGCAAACCGGCTGAGACGCATACCGGAACGAAACGAAGCGCATTTCTGAACTTTCGTCAGGGACTGCAGAGCCTTGTTCACGCCCTCGTACATGAACTGCAGGATGTGGATCAACGTCTGAACACCGCTGTCAAGTCGCTGCAACGACTTGACGGAGCGGAGACTAGATACCATGTTGAGCTGGAGAATGGTGAACAGCTAGAAGCGGATGATGTCGTGGTTACTGTACCGACGTATGTCGCGTCGGAGCTGCTGAAGCCTCACGTGGACACAGCGGCACTGGATGCGATTAACTATGTGTCTGTAGCCAATGTGGTGCTTGCTTTTGAGAAAAAAGAGGTCGAGCATGTATTCGACGGATCGGGTTTCCTTGTTCCGCGGAAAGAGGGGCGTAATATTACGGCTTGCACGTGGACATCGACGAAATGGCTGCATACCAGTCCCGATGATAAAGTACTGCTTCGCTGTTATGTTGGTCGCTCCGGTGACGAACAGAACGTAGAACTGCCGGATGAAGCGCTCACGGATCTGGTTCTCAAGGATCTGAGAGAGACCATGGGCATCGAAGCGGTACCGATCTTCTCCGAGATTACACGGCTTCGCAAATCGATGCCACAGTATCCGGTGGGGCACCTCCAACATATTGCCGCGCTTCGTGAGGAGCTTGGCAGCAAATTACCGGGCGTATACATTGCGGGTGCCGGTTATGAGGGTGTAGGTTTGCCTGATTGCATCAGACAAGCGAAGGAAATGTCTGTTCAGGCTACTAAGGAGTTTTCAGTAGAATAAATGCAGCAAGAGAGCTGTCTCAAACGTAGATTTATCTACAGAAGAGACGGCTTTTTTTACATGAATATCTGGAAGTTAATCGAGTTAATACCCTTCCAATCGATACAGTTCCAAGGAATGATGGAAATCCAGAATATGCCTGATATAATGGTATGTATGGCTGTGAA from Paenibacillus sp. FSL R5-0341 harbors:
- a CDS encoding MFS transporter, which encodes MKTWKVNLIVLWFGQFLVNSGMTMITPFLSLYLARDLGVVGEHEIGIWAGFIFAANFLTSFLFQPLWGKLSDKYGRKVMLLRSGFGMAIVIALMGLAQNPWQLLLLRLLNGTISGFNPAAVALISGTTPKDRMGFAMGISQSGQVAGTILGPLIGGLLADAVGFRPIFYITGGLIFVASMLAMFLVREKFDRQEAAKLPAQSVLSGLKELNKSPQLPALFAVTFLLQFAMISPMSLLPLYVQKLHASDVNVAFWAGLVGAVTGLSNMAMSPILGKLSDRIGPHKVLTFSLIGTGLMLIPQAFVQTVWQLIMVRFMMGVFMGGLLPSVNALIRSYTSDSMISRAFSFNTSTLALGNMLGAIIGGFMAGFIGIEGLFIVSGGLLLLNMVWVRLKLYKKPATIRES
- the hemY gene encoding protoporphyrinogen oxidase, producing MGDKKRRVVVVGGGLTGLSAAFYIRKHYREAGVEPVITLVEKSSSMGGMIETLHRDGFVIEKGPDSFLARKTAMIDLAKELEIDHELVSQNPESKKTYIMQRGKLHPMPAGLVLGIPTELRPFLRSGLVSPAGKLRALMDFVIPPRRTTEDESLGYMIERRLGAEVLENLTEPLLAGIYAGDMRRLSLQATFPQFGEVERDYGSLIRGMMTGRKPAETHTGTKRSAFLNFRQGLQSLVHALVHELQDVDQRLNTAVKSLQRLDGAETRYHVELENGEQLEADDVVVTVPTYVASELLKPHVDTAALDAINYVSVANVVLAFEKKEVEHVFDGSGFLVPRKEGRNITACTWTSTKWLHTSPDDKVLLRCYVGRSGDEQNVELPDEALTDLVLKDLRETMGIEAVPIFSEITRLRKSMPQYPVGHLQHIAALREELGSKLPGVYIAGAGYEGVGLPDCIRQAKEMSVQATKEFSVE
- the hemH gene encoding ferrochelatase is translated as MTNTIGVLVMSYGTPENLESVEAYYTHIRRGRPPEPEQLKELTDRYEAIVGGVFPLRENTDNQVKALQETLNRDERGTDVEFRCYQGLKHAYPFIEDGVEQMAKDGIQTAIGIVLAPHFSTMSVGSYIKRAREKAEELGVHMSFIESYHLHPKLIQALSTRVSAKLDAFEEAGAKRGDVKVLFSAHSLPARIVEMGDPYPQQLLETSEVIASRVGITNWQFTWQSAGRTAEPWLGPDILDTLQELSREQVEDVLVAPIGFVSDHLEVLYDLDIEAKAIAKEIDMRLMRIDSLNSDPLYMETLSDVIISQWQQGSDE
- the hemE gene encoding uroporphyrinogen decarboxylase, translated to MSYNDRLIRASFKQQVDRVPVWYMRQAGRYDPEYRKIKEKYSLLEICRQPELAAEVTLMPVRKLGVDAAILYSDIMNPVASLGIDFDIVKNIGPVIDNPIRSAADVDRLRPIDVEGDLSHILETIRILDKELDVPLITFAGAPFTIASYLIEGRPSKGYIRTKTMMYSEPEVWHKLMQKLGDMVITYVRAHIANGGKAFQLFDSWVGALSPKDFRTYVLPTITRIFTELSDLNVPKIYFPGVASGELLPALHNLQADVIGLDWRVSISEGRERLGGKFAVQGNLDPYVLTAPMELIKEQAKVIIDEGIKEPGYIFNLGHGLFPEASLEKLRELTAYIHEYSAEALKTGVTVTND